In a genomic window of Magnolia sinica isolate HGM2019 chromosome 14, MsV1, whole genome shotgun sequence:
- the LOC131225734 gene encoding protein RGF1 INDUCIBLE TRANSCRIPTION FACTOR 1, translated as MMLVPPWLEPLLSTDFFSVCRTHRDATRSERNMYCLDCAGDAFCYYCRASRHKDHRVIQIRRSSYHDVVRVGEIQKALDIRGVQTYVINSARVLFLNERPQPRSGKGGAHACEICGRSLLDPLRFCSLGCKLVGIKRNGDASFILDDTHQVEGMDGDDDRVEGIGGDQGAARDEDELRVGAGQEMHIRTPHPSHSSNARRRKGIPHRAPFASSSSY; from the exons ATGATGCTGGTCCCACCATGGCTAGAACCATTGCTATCGACCGACTTCTTCTCCGTCTGTCGAACGCACCGAGACGCGACGCGGAGCGAGCGCAACATGTACTGCCTGGATTGCGCCGGGGATGCCTTCTGTTACTACTGCCGTGCGTCGAGACACAAGGATCACCGTGTTATTCAG ATAAGGAGATCATCATATCACGACGTGGTGAGAGTGGGGGAGATACAGAAGGCGCTGGACATAAGAGGCGTACAGACGTATGTAATAAACAGTGCGAGAGTGTTGTTCTTGAACGAGAGGCCACAGCCAAGAAGCGGGAAAGGAGGGGCTCATGCTTGCGAGATATGTGGGAGGAGTCTCTTAGATCCCTTGCGCTTCTGTTCTTTGGGTTGTAAG CTTGTAGGAATAAAGAGAAATGGAGATGCGAGCTTCATCTTAGACGACACACATCAGGTTGAAGGAATGGACGGCGATGATGATAGGGTGGAAGGGATCGGAGGAGATCAAGGGGCCGCAAGAGACGAAGATGAATTGCGTGTGGGTGCCGGCCAAGAGATGCACATTCGCACGCCTCACCCTAGCCATTCTTCTAATGCAAGGAGACGAAAGGGCATTCCTCATAgagcaccctttgcctcttcctcttcttattaa